A single region of the Chryseobacterium culicis genome encodes:
- a CDS encoding peptidase domain-containing ABC transporter, with protein sequence MNFVPQHDQMDCGPACLAMIASHYGVDFTLQYLRDKSFITREGVSLLGISEAAEKIGFKTVAAKSQIKNLNNSLLPCILHWNQNHFVILYKISKNVLTGKPVFKIADPGHGYITLSEEKFEKNWIFDEDKGVVLFLEPTEDLYQQNPPKEKKLSIKFLLNHLKPYKKQMLQMLLLLLFGTITTLVFPILTQKLMDEGVSKKDLSVISYILIAQLAFFFGNIIFNIFRNWIMLIVGTNINIRIISDFLKKLLKLPIKFFDTKLMGDFNQRIQDHERIETFLTSQSLITLFSAITFSVFFAVLWYYDVTILVVYIILTLVSVIWSLFWMKKRKILDYFRFQQRSENQESIYEIINGVSEMKLNQFENYKREKWEEIQQKLFKTNIRILKLDQVQLSGFEFINQLKNIIVTFLAASFVVKGSMTLGELLSVSYIIGQMNSPVNELIQFFRSLQDAKLSLSRLNEVQDHPEEEKENQVPLLSKKYTEQNGIQRGVYFKNVSFQYEGPRSPYVLKDIDLFIPEGKVTAIVGASGSGKSTLMKMFLKFYEPVNGEIYFNHLNSKDISPKDLRKNCGTVMQDGFIFSDTIERNIAAGDENIDYDKLEKALTTANIKSFVEELPLGLKTKIGASGNGISGGQKQRILIARAVYKDPKFIFFDEATSALDADNEKVIHDNLQSFFHGKTAVIVAHRLSTVRNADQIIVLKQGKIVEQGSHKELVSKKSDYYHLVKNQLELGD encoded by the coding sequence ATGAATTTTGTTCCTCAACATGACCAAATGGATTGTGGCCCTGCATGTCTAGCTATGATAGCTTCTCATTATGGGGTGGATTTTACATTACAGTATCTGAGGGACAAAAGTTTTATTACCCGCGAAGGCGTTTCCTTATTAGGGATCAGTGAAGCTGCAGAGAAAATAGGATTCAAAACGGTGGCTGCAAAATCGCAGATCAAAAATTTGAACAATTCTCTTTTGCCTTGTATCCTTCATTGGAACCAAAACCATTTTGTTATTTTATATAAAATTTCAAAAAATGTACTGACTGGAAAACCTGTTTTTAAAATTGCAGATCCGGGACACGGTTATATTACCTTATCAGAAGAAAAGTTTGAAAAAAACTGGATTTTTGATGAGGATAAAGGAGTCGTTCTTTTCCTGGAACCCACAGAAGATTTATATCAGCAGAATCCGCCAAAAGAAAAAAAATTATCAATAAAATTTCTGTTAAACCATCTGAAGCCTTATAAAAAACAAATGCTTCAGATGTTACTGCTTTTGCTCTTCGGCACCATTACGACTCTGGTATTTCCTATCCTTACTCAGAAATTAATGGATGAAGGGGTGAGTAAAAAAGACCTTTCTGTTATCTCCTATATATTGATTGCCCAATTAGCCTTTTTCTTTGGAAATATCATTTTTAATATATTCCGGAACTGGATCATGCTGATTGTAGGAACCAATATTAATATCCGTATTATTTCTGATTTTCTGAAAAAATTGCTGAAGCTGCCCATAAAGTTTTTTGATACTAAACTCATGGGAGATTTTAATCAGAGAATACAGGATCATGAACGGATAGAAACTTTCCTGACTTCCCAAAGTCTGATTACCTTGTTTTCTGCCATTACCTTTTCAGTTTTTTTTGCGGTGCTCTGGTATTATGATGTTACCATTTTGGTGGTATACATCATCTTAACACTGGTATCAGTGATCTGGTCTTTATTCTGGATGAAAAAAAGAAAAATTCTGGATTATTTCCGCTTTCAGCAAAGAAGTGAAAATCAGGAATCCATCTATGAAATTATCAATGGAGTATCTGAAATGAAGCTGAATCAGTTTGAAAACTATAAGCGTGAAAAATGGGAAGAAATACAGCAGAAACTGTTTAAAACAAATATAAGAATACTAAAGCTGGATCAGGTACAGCTTTCAGGGTTTGAATTTATCAATCAGTTAAAAAATATTATTGTCACTTTTCTCGCAGCCTCTTTTGTGGTCAAAGGTAGCATGACTTTAGGAGAGTTATTAAGTGTTTCTTACATTATAGGGCAGATGAATTCTCCGGTAAATGAGCTGATTCAGTTCTTTCGTTCTTTACAGGATGCTAAATTAAGTTTATCCCGTTTAAATGAGGTTCAGGATCACCCTGAAGAAGAAAAAGAAAATCAGGTTCCTTTGCTCAGTAAAAAATATACCGAGCAGAATGGAATACAGAGGGGAGTTTATTTCAAAAATGTTTCTTTCCAGTATGAAGGGCCCAGATCTCCTTATGTTTTAAAAGATATTGATCTCTTTATTCCTGAAGGTAAAGTAACTGCAATTGTTGGAGCGAGTGGAAGCGGGAAGAGTACTTTAATGAAAATGTTTTTAAAATTTTATGAACCTGTAAATGGCGAAATTTATTTCAATCATTTAAATAGTAAAGACATTTCTCCGAAAGATTTGCGGAAAAACTGCGGAACCGTTATGCAGGATGGCTTTATATTTTCGGATACGATAGAACGAAATATTGCTGCAGGGGATGAAAATATCGATTATGATAAACTTGAAAAAGCCTTAACAACAGCTAATATAAAATCTTTTGTTGAAGAACTTCCGTTAGGGCTTAAGACCAAAATCGGTGCTTCCGGAAATGGGATTTCTGGGGGACAAAAACAAAGAATACTTATAGCAAGAGCAGTATATAAAGATCCAAAATTTATTTTCTTTGATGAAGCAACTTCTGCTCTTGATGCCGATAACGAAAAAGTGATACATGATAATCTTCAATCTTTTTTTCATGGCAAAACAGCTGTTATTGTAGCACACAGACTTTCCACAGTAAGAAATGCGGATCAGATTATTGTATTAAAACAGGGGAAAATTGTTGAACAGGGAAGTCATAAAGAACTCGTTTCTAAAAAATCCGATTATTATCATCTCGTAAAGAACCAGTTGGAACTTGGAGATTAA
- a CDS encoding GIN domain-containing protein — MTSLMTTQATKEERLKDIPVKEIKTERIANLYLSQGESFSLVIEADKEQQQNIKIYRDGDHILIYTHEQAEEMKTCNVYITIPYTTEEIVVNAFQTGTVSTEADLIINSLQLNFNVVGTTNLGIISDKLVYTGNSVSNSTIKGKAEKLNLSLKSATDFNAEKLSVQYLNLKTDSLVNADFNVENTLSMRSNNSFNVNITGNPVKIKKQLDALSTVTFK, encoded by the coding sequence ATGACAAGTTTAATGACAACCCAGGCTACAAAAGAAGAAAGATTGAAAGATATTCCTGTAAAAGAAATAAAAACTGAGAGAATTGCCAATCTGTACCTGTCGCAGGGAGAAAGTTTCTCTTTGGTCATAGAAGCTGATAAAGAACAGCAGCAAAATATTAAAATTTACAGGGATGGTGATCATATATTGATTTATACCCATGAACAGGCTGAAGAAATGAAAACCTGTAACGTGTATATAACGATTCCATATACTACAGAAGAAATTGTTGTAAATGCCTTTCAAACCGGAACTGTTTCTACCGAAGCAGACCTTATCATAAATTCTTTACAGCTCAATTTTAATGTGGTGGGAACTACTAACCTGGGGATCATTTCTGATAAATTAGTTTATACCGGGAATTCTGTGTCAAATAGTACAATAAAAGGAAAAGCTGAAAAATTGAATCTGTCATTGAAATCGGCAACTGATTTTAATGCAGAAAAACTATCAGTTCAGTATTTAAATTTGAAAACAGACTCTTTGGTTAATGCTGATTTTAATGTAGAAAATACCTTGAGTATGAGAAGTAATAATTCATTTAATGTCAATATTACAGGGAATCCTGTAAAAATAAAAAAACAACTGGATGCTCTTTCAACAGTAACTTTTAAATAA
- a CDS encoding radical SAM/SPASM domain-containing protein, with product MNYKLSHYTVSTQVSEDKYTIFSTRSCKVLLLQKENFDFLIEGDFDKIDADIKNQLITALILVPSFEDELMEIVEENKMMISSNDVLYQVIQPSSNCQLGCDYCGQQHTKNDLQAKDYEKLIERLKHKLSLKDYKALFIGWFGGEPLMSLHTLRKVSEKLKEITSDLGIDYGAKMTTNGLALKKNIFLELVNQHHVGAIEITLDGTAEFHDKRRFVKSGENSFDLIFKNLVDIFSIENYKELGVKISIRCNVDKSNYQSVVPLLQLMSEHGFQDKISHFYVAPIHSWGNEAHLVSLEKEVFSEKEVEWIIEQYRYGFSPSILPQRNHEVCMITNPDAELIDAYGNIYNCTEVSYVPSYEETAHKLGNIKDIEVNQKFSTLHLQDWNDIVLTNQEGYPCYTCKMFPVCGGGCPKSWEEGIVACPANKFNIQDKLAINYIIQEKGTEYLIS from the coding sequence ATGAACTATAAATTATCTCATTATACAGTCTCTACACAAGTTTCGGAAGATAAATACACCATCTTTTCAACGAGAAGCTGTAAAGTACTTCTTCTACAGAAAGAGAATTTCGATTTTCTGATAGAGGGAGATTTTGATAAAATTGATGCAGATATAAAAAACCAACTTATTACTGCTCTTATTTTAGTGCCTTCTTTCGAAGATGAATTAATGGAAATTGTTGAAGAAAATAAAATGATGATTTCAAGCAACGATGTGTTGTATCAGGTTATTCAGCCTTCTTCAAACTGTCAGCTAGGTTGTGATTACTGCGGACAGCAGCACACCAAAAACGATCTGCAGGCTAAAGATTATGAAAAACTCATTGAACGATTAAAACATAAGCTTTCTTTAAAAGATTACAAGGCACTGTTCATCGGCTGGTTCGGAGGTGAGCCTCTGATGAGTTTACATACGCTGAGAAAAGTGTCAGAAAAATTAAAAGAAATAACTTCTGATTTAGGAATCGATTATGGTGCTAAAATGACAACTAATGGGCTTGCGCTTAAAAAGAATATATTTTTGGAATTGGTTAATCAACATCATGTCGGGGCAATAGAAATAACATTGGATGGTACCGCTGAATTTCATGATAAAAGACGTTTTGTGAAGTCAGGAGAAAACTCATTCGATCTTATTTTTAAAAACCTGGTTGATATTTTCAGTATTGAAAATTATAAAGAACTTGGGGTTAAAATTTCCATAAGATGTAATGTTGATAAAAGCAATTATCAGTCTGTAGTTCCCTTATTACAATTGATGAGTGAACATGGTTTTCAGGATAAGATTTCCCATTTTTATGTGGCTCCCATCCATTCCTGGGGAAATGAAGCACATCTTGTATCCCTGGAAAAAGAAGTGTTTTCTGAAAAAGAAGTAGAATGGATTATAGAACAATATAGATACGGTTTTTCACCTTCCATTCTGCCCCAAAGAAACCATGAAGTATGCATGATTACCAATCCTGATGCAGAATTAATAGATGCGTATGGAAATATTTACAACTGTACGGAGGTTTCCTATGTTCCTTCCTATGAAGAGACAGCTCATAAACTTGGAAATATAAAAGATATTGAAGTGAACCAGAAGTTCAGTACACTTCATTTACAGGACTGGAATGATATCGTTCTTACCAATCAGGAAGGATATCCTTGTTATACCTGTAAGATGTTTCCGGTTTGTGGAGGCGGATGTCCAAAATCTTGGGAAGAAGGAATAGTAGCCTGTCCTGCCAATAAATTCAATATTCAGGATAAACTTGCCATTAATTATATTATTCAGGAAAAAGGCACAGAATATTTAATCAGTTGA
- a CDS encoding TonB-dependent receptor, with product MSAFSYAQSISGKLLDKDQKAIPYAEITAGKDGIKRMAMSDENGEFMVSLPENGKYLLEVLQNEAVVYSKISMVNGNIHSDLIVQAAKETDIKEVKLTAKKRLVERKIDRLVFNVENSVSAQGGDAMDALKLTPGVRIQGDEIKLSGKSSVKVMVNDRIIQLSGDDLYNYLKSIPVANIRKIEVITNPPAQYDAEGNSGLINIQLKEVTQDNWKVTLRSVYQQATYATFLHAVGLTYKKDKFSALVDLNYQYGKNIYTNDINYYYPNEHWNNNIYNRNHQKNLGIVMNLKYNLTKRSSIGTQLISSFSNNTSDEFNNNFSRNYTDGAVIKNYKTEGMSSGKPKNVSLNVNYTLDLDDKGKKFSVDADYFNGVSPKDNNFSSLLQDFEGNSSENQFAINNSHQDIKNYSLKADVELPGSWADFAFGVKATSTTTDNKVDSKFYNKIDESLLSSQADHFLYKENLQMIYISVLKHFGEKWDVKAGLRGENTQTNANSFSVNQEIKRNYFKIFPTAYVSFKPNEDHVLSLNFGRRIQRPGFWEMNPARWYMSPKSYTEGNPFLQPAYSYNIEFNYSYKSLLNLSLFNSNKRDGYGQVTVHDIMNDSQAFKRLNYFDSSSLGGSLSFNYDLFSWWNTATEVSAYYNELNPKIDLFSNFYSGWGGYTTSTNTFSLNKKKTFLATLYYEYNYPAVQGIINSSSSSTLNIGFRSLLFNKKLTVGLNFDDIFRKNLTLYNNRSQDINQTFLQYYDTRQFRVSLTYKFGSTKLSMEERETGNQDEKNRSN from the coding sequence ATGTCGGCTTTCTCATATGCACAAAGTATATCCGGGAAACTATTGGATAAGGATCAAAAAGCCATTCCATATGCTGAAATTACAGCAGGAAAGGACGGGATAAAACGAATGGCGATGAGTGATGAAAATGGAGAATTTATGGTAAGCCTTCCTGAAAATGGTAAATATTTACTGGAAGTTCTTCAAAATGAAGCAGTGGTTTACAGTAAAATAAGCATGGTCAATGGAAACATACATTCAGATTTGATTGTACAGGCCGCAAAAGAAACAGATATCAAGGAGGTAAAACTAACCGCGAAAAAAAGATTAGTAGAAAGAAAAATTGACCGCCTGGTTTTTAATGTGGAAAATTCTGTTTCAGCACAGGGAGGAGATGCAATGGATGCTTTGAAACTTACTCCCGGAGTCAGGATTCAGGGTGACGAAATAAAACTGTCAGGAAAAAGTTCCGTCAAAGTAATGGTTAATGACAGAATTATACAATTATCCGGTGATGATCTTTATAATTATTTGAAATCAATTCCTGTGGCAAACATCCGGAAAATTGAAGTCATTACAAATCCACCGGCACAATATGATGCGGAAGGAAATAGCGGACTTATCAATATTCAATTGAAAGAAGTGACGCAGGATAACTGGAAGGTAACCCTACGATCAGTGTATCAGCAGGCAACTTATGCTACTTTTTTACATGCAGTAGGATTAACCTATAAAAAAGATAAATTTTCCGCTTTAGTTGATCTCAACTACCAGTATGGGAAAAATATTTATACCAACGATATTAATTATTATTACCCTAATGAACATTGGAATAATAATATTTATAACCGGAATCATCAGAAAAATTTGGGAATAGTAATGAACTTAAAGTACAACCTTACCAAAAGAAGTAGCATTGGAACACAGCTTATCAGCTCGTTCTCCAATAATACGTCTGATGAGTTCAATAATAATTTCAGCAGAAATTATACAGATGGTGCGGTGATTAAAAACTATAAGACAGAAGGAATGTCATCCGGAAAGCCCAAAAACGTTTCTTTGAATGTCAATTATACATTGGATCTTGATGATAAAGGGAAAAAGTTTTCAGTAGATGCCGATTATTTTAATGGAGTATCCCCGAAAGATAATAATTTCAGCTCCCTTTTACAGGATTTTGAGGGAAATTCCAGTGAAAATCAGTTTGCTATTAATAATTCTCATCAGGATATTAAAAATTATTCTTTGAAAGCAGATGTTGAGCTTCCGGGCAGCTGGGCCGATTTTGCCTTCGGAGTAAAAGCAACTTCTACTACGACAGATAATAAGGTAGACTCCAAATTTTATAACAAGATTGATGAGAGCTTGCTTTCATCACAGGCAGATCATTTCCTGTACAAGGAAAATTTGCAGATGATTTATATAAGTGTATTAAAGCATTTTGGTGAAAAATGGGATGTAAAAGCAGGACTTCGCGGTGAGAATACACAAACCAATGCCAATTCTTTTTCTGTAAATCAGGAAATAAAGAGAAATTATTTTAAGATTTTTCCTACAGCTTATGTTTCTTTTAAACCCAATGAAGATCATGTGCTGTCATTGAATTTCGGAAGAAGAATTCAGAGACCGGGATTTTGGGAAATGAATCCGGCAAGATGGTATATGAGTCCCAAGTCATATACAGAAGGAAATCCCTTTCTGCAGCCGGCATATAGCTATAATATAGAATTTAATTATTCCTATAAGAGCTTACTGAATTTAAGTCTGTTTAATAGTAATAAACGCGATGGGTATGGGCAGGTAACGGTACATGATATCATGAATGATTCCCAGGCTTTTAAAAGATTGAATTATTTTGATTCGAGCTCTTTAGGAGGATCTTTGTCATTCAATTATGATCTTTTCAGCTGGTGGAATACCGCAACGGAAGTATCTGCCTATTATAATGAGCTGAATCCGAAGATAGATTTATTTTCAAACTTTTATTCAGGCTGGGGAGGATATACAACATCTACCAATACCTTTTCTCTGAATAAGAAAAAAACATTTTTAGCAACCCTTTATTATGAATATAATTATCCGGCGGTACAAGGGATTATAAACAGTTCTTCCTCGTCAACCTTAAATATCGGGTTTAGGTCTTTGCTCTTTAATAAGAAATTAACGGTAGGGTTGAATTTTGATGATATTTTCAGAAAAAATCTCACTCTGTATAACAACAGATCTCAGGACATAAATCAAACCTTTTTACAATATTATGATACCAGACAATTTAGAGTTTCACTGACCTATAAATTTGGAAGTACTAAATTATCTATGGAAGAAAGAGAAACGGGTAATCAGGATGAGAAAAACAGATCAAATTAA
- a CDS encoding helix-turn-helix domain-containing protein, producing the protein MNYPELELAIKKIENNPEEQWKYITRFIQKARKENNLEKIRRGYVLATFNKRGQEQIKYGDSILMIAKKINNIDIIGDSYLSLGMSYISNENYPKALDAFLKGYDYIKKNKDPYLIHNTEYQIAQTKSYLGLYQDANKLLMNCVAFFRNNNEKIGDTNYKYYYLYSLIALIETNTYLSNFEINQSLIREGKDFIETHPGFQEYNAYFTSSQGTDFYYQGKYDQAAVKLQEAIESYNDSWKHLTDKYYLGMSFWKMNKKEEALPYFLLLDLEYNETKKLDPRFRPAFEMLINYYSENNDSRKQLEYINKLILLDRAYEKDYKYLNSTLNKEYDTKKLFDEKEMLENKMKWERLIYIILISVGLILIVLLTVLLIKYYQKKRHFKILYEKFMENKDEEIPVHEEVLMAESKENILDDQLGINPLKVENVLKVLSDFESDKQFLKKNISLASMSKLCGTNTVYLSRIINFYKKKSFNEYLNELRLDYIVSEWKNKPKTRYISIQETAENAGYNTTQTFTKNFQEKYQIPPTYFLSRLNKEN; encoded by the coding sequence ATGAATTACCCTGAGCTGGAATTGGCCATCAAAAAAATAGAAAATAATCCAGAGGAACAATGGAAATATATTACCCGATTTATTCAAAAAGCACGGAAAGAAAATAACCTGGAGAAGATAAGAAGGGGCTATGTTTTGGCTACTTTTAATAAAAGAGGGCAAGAGCAGATTAAATATGGAGACAGCATATTAATGATCGCAAAAAAGATAAATAACATTGACATTATTGGAGACAGTTATTTATCCCTGGGAATGTCTTACATCAGCAATGAGAACTATCCGAAAGCACTCGATGCATTTCTTAAAGGGTATGATTACATCAAAAAGAATAAAGACCCTTATCTGATTCATAATACTGAATATCAGATTGCGCAAACCAAATCTTATCTGGGACTCTATCAGGATGCTAATAAGCTGCTAATGAATTGTGTGGCATTCTTCAGAAATAATAATGAGAAAATCGGGGATACAAATTATAAGTATTACTATCTCTATTCTTTAATTGCTCTTATAGAAACCAATACGTATTTATCTAATTTTGAAATCAATCAATCCCTGATCCGGGAAGGAAAAGATTTTATAGAAACCCATCCGGGCTTTCAGGAATACAACGCCTATTTTACGTCATCACAGGGAACCGATTTTTATTACCAGGGAAAATATGATCAGGCCGCTGTAAAACTTCAGGAAGCAATAGAGTCCTACAATGACTCATGGAAACACCTTACTGATAAATATTATCTGGGAATGTCTTTCTGGAAAATGAATAAAAAAGAAGAAGCTTTACCTTATTTTTTATTGCTGGACCTAGAGTATAATGAAACTAAAAAATTAGATCCAAGATTCAGACCTGCTTTTGAAATGCTTATCAATTATTATTCAGAAAATAATGACAGCAGGAAACAGCTGGAGTACATTAACAAATTGATTCTTCTGGATCGTGCGTATGAGAAAGATTATAAATACCTCAACTCCACTCTAAACAAAGAATACGACACAAAAAAGCTGTTTGATGAGAAAGAAATGCTGGAGAATAAAATGAAATGGGAAAGACTTATTTATATTATCCTCATCAGCGTTGGACTTATACTTATTGTACTTTTAACAGTATTGCTGATTAAATACTATCAAAAGAAAAGACATTTCAAGATCCTTTATGAAAAATTTATGGAAAATAAGGATGAAGAAATTCCGGTTCATGAAGAAGTTCTGATGGCTGAGAGTAAAGAAAATATTCTTGATGATCAACTGGGAATAAACCCTTTAAAGGTTGAAAATGTTCTGAAGGTATTATCAGACTTTGAAAGTGACAAGCAATTTCTTAAAAAGAATATCTCACTTGCCAGCATGTCTAAATTGTGTGGTACCAATACGGTTTATCTATCGAGGATTATCAATTTTTATAAGAAAAAAAGCTTTAATGAGTATCTGAATGAATTACGATTGGATTATATTGTTTCTGAATGGAAAAACAAACCCAAAACAAGGTATATCAGCATTCAGGAAACCGCTGAAAACGCAGGCTATAATACAACACAAACGTTCACCAAAAATTTTCAGGAAAAATATCAGATTCCACCTACCTATTTCCTCAGTCGTCTCAATAAGGAAAATTAG
- a CDS encoding LytR/AlgR family response regulator transcription factor: MKIAIIEDELLAVNYLKNLLDTQSIVPVTETVILRSKKQAIDFFEKDSADLIFMDIHLGDGMSLEIFEQVELFTPIIFITAFDEYAMRVFRHFTIDYLLKPFEEEDLHKALQKFISIRNNFDPEPVLKSISSLRQADDEVMKRFMVREGNKLKSIDEHNTAYFFASGKYLFLTTKDHQTYIFDDTIKDIIQKLNPEIFFKINRKFIINKEAVSEIIKHSSQKVELRLSPEPEVNSEVFISKMQIAECLNWLNT, translated from the coding sequence ATGAAAATTGCCATTATAGAAGATGAGCTGTTGGCTGTGAATTATCTGAAAAATCTTTTAGATACACAGAGCATAGTCCCTGTTACAGAGACTGTTATTCTTCGTTCCAAAAAACAGGCAATTGATTTCTTTGAAAAAGATTCGGCGGATCTCATCTTTATGGATATTCATCTTGGGGACGGGATGAGCCTGGAAATTTTCGAACAGGTAGAACTTTTTACCCCAATTATTTTCATTACCGCATTTGATGAATATGCCATGAGAGTCTTCAGGCATTTTACTATTGATTATCTTCTGAAGCCTTTTGAAGAAGAAGATTTGCATAAAGCTTTACAGAAATTTATCTCCATAAGAAACAATTTTGATCCTGAGCCGGTATTGAAATCAATTTCTTCATTAAGACAGGCTGATGATGAGGTGATGAAACGTTTTATGGTAAGAGAAGGAAATAAACTGAAATCAATAGACGAGCATAACACTGCCTATTTTTTTGCTTCGGGGAAATACCTTTTCCTTACAACAAAAGACCATCAAACCTATATTTTTGATGATACTATCAAGGATATTATTCAGAAATTGAATCCTGAGATCTTCTTTAAAATAAACCGTAAATTTATCATTAACAAAGAAGCGGTTTCCGAAATTATCAAGCATTCCAGCCAAAAAGTAGAACTTAGACTTTCTCCTGAACCGGAAGTGAATAGCGAAGTTTTCATCAGCAAAATGCAAATTGCCGAATGCCTGAACTGGCTGAACACGTAA
- a CDS encoding RagB/SusD family nutrient uptake outer membrane protein produces MRKITTIIALTAISLINIGCDRFLDIQPEGKIIPVTAEDYRKVLTSAYSKYPVHKSLVALRTDETSIDDNAVDFISYREIAMWKDSNYDSTSAELPWLSFYNVNFYLNQIINEGSKTMQDSPEKNQILAEAYALRAYLYFDMVNLYGKPYNSATASTDRGVPINLEIDLEQVLKPSSVQEVYNQVHSDLKKAEGLMVELKQALGANYRFSKTALLAFEARTALYEGDWNKALNYADQVLAVKGDLSNLNTVNTPPNHYASPESIMALDNTWDNSIKNLSFASPELISSYNMIADKRFGMYFEKNGNKYKVTKGGSLEFKVSFRTAEQYFIKSEALLKLNKLTEAKEALLKVMKNRYTPEGYTSVQNAVSSMDSTAFMNFILDERFREFALEGQRWFDLRRANQKKISHTISGKEYILQQNDPRYTIEYPMSAKKNNPNL; encoded by the coding sequence ATGAGAAAAATTACAACAATCATAGCGCTTACAGCAATCAGCCTTATCAATATCGGTTGCGACAGGTTTTTAGATATTCAGCCTGAAGGTAAAATCATTCCTGTTACCGCTGAAGACTACCGAAAAGTACTTACATCAGCCTATTCAAAATACCCTGTTCACAAATCGTTGGTAGCCCTTCGTACTGATGAGACAAGTATTGATGACAATGCAGTAGATTTTATTTCTTATCGTGAAATTGCGATGTGGAAAGATTCGAACTATGACTCTACTTCTGCGGAACTTCCTTGGTTAAGTTTTTATAACGTGAACTTTTATCTGAATCAGATCATCAATGAAGGAAGCAAAACCATGCAGGATTCTCCTGAGAAAAATCAGATTTTAGCAGAAGCTTATGCGCTTCGTGCTTACCTGTATTTTGATATGGTGAATCTATATGGAAAACCATACAACAGTGCTACAGCTTCTACAGACAGAGGAGTTCCTATTAACCTTGAAATTGATCTTGAGCAGGTTCTGAAGCCATCTTCAGTACAGGAAGTATACAATCAGGTTCATTCTGATCTTAAAAAGGCAGAAGGTTTGATGGTAGAGCTGAAGCAGGCATTGGGAGCAAATTACAGATTCTCAAAAACAGCATTATTGGCTTTTGAAGCAAGAACAGCTCTATACGAAGGAGACTGGAACAAAGCCTTAAACTATGCAGATCAGGTACTGGCGGTAAAAGGAGATTTGAGTAATTTAAATACAGTAAATACACCTCCCAACCATTATGCTTCCCCGGAATCTATTATGGCTCTGGATAATACATGGGATAACTCTATAAAAAACCTGTCTTTTGCCTCTCCGGAACTTATTTCTTCCTATAATATGATTGCAGATAAAAGGTTTGGCATGTATTTTGAGAAAAATGGTAATAAGTATAAAGTCACCAAAGGAGGAAGTTTAGAATTCAAGGTATCTTTCAGAACAGCAGAGCAATACTTTATAAAATCTGAAGCATTATTAAAGCTGAATAAACTGACTGAGGCTAAAGAAGCCCTTCTTAAAGTAATGAAGAACAGATATACTCCGGAAGGATATACTTCAGTACAAAATGCCGTGTCTTCAATGGATTCTACAGCATTTATGAACTTTATCCTGGATGAAAGATTTAGAGAATTTGCTTTGGAAGGCCAGAGATGGTTTGATTTAAGAAGAGCAAATCAGAAAAAAATAAGCCACACTATTAGTGGTAAAGAATATATTCTTCAGCAGAATGACCCGCGATATACCATTGAATATCCAATGAGTGCGAAGAAGAATAACCCTAATCTATAA